From one Acidobacteriota bacterium genomic stretch:
- a CDS encoding LacI family DNA-binding transcriptional regulator → MHDIARMAGVSLGTVSHVLNNTAKVREPKRTRVLEAVQSVGYQPSQLARGLRRDTTNTIGMIIPDITNPFFPAVVRGAEDVAFSNGYRLILCNTDNDHSKEIIHLNELRTYLPAGLIVIPSNFSELAKQAESYRQAGTGVVCVDRLPKNWSGDSVTANNEVGAYNATRHLLQLGHTRLATITGPLHLTNSKERLVGFKRAIKEAKLHLSPEYSQETSFDKQGGHAKTLILLRLIPRPTAIFAGNDMIALGALLAVREAGLRCPEDVSIIGFDDLDLAETTNPSLSSVSQSGYQLGTTAARLLLDRRQGDDSPAKHVVLETLLKLRHSVAPPPHIAGKFVDNEAPRK, encoded by the coding sequence ATGCATGATATCGCCAGAATGGCAGGGGTATCTCTGGGCACGGTCTCCCATGTGCTCAACAATACCGCTAAAGTTCGAGAACCGAAGCGAACCCGTGTGCTTGAGGCTGTTCAATCGGTTGGATATCAGCCTAGCCAACTGGCACGCGGTCTACGACGCGATACAACCAACACGATCGGGATGATCATTCCCGACATCACGAATCCCTTCTTCCCCGCCGTCGTTCGAGGCGCGGAAGATGTGGCCTTCTCGAACGGATATCGTCTGATCCTCTGCAACACGGACAACGATCACTCCAAAGAGATAATTCACCTGAACGAGTTGCGAACCTACCTGCCAGCAGGCCTCATCGTAATTCCGTCGAATTTCAGTGAACTTGCGAAACAGGCGGAGTCATACCGGCAAGCCGGCACGGGAGTGGTGTGTGTCGACCGGCTTCCCAAAAACTGGAGCGGTGATAGCGTCACCGCAAATAACGAGGTAGGAGCTTACAACGCAACTCGGCATTTGCTTCAACTGGGGCACACCAGGCTAGCAACTATCACAGGGCCTCTACACCTTACCAATTCAAAGGAGCGGCTTGTAGGTTTCAAGCGCGCAATAAAGGAAGCAAAACTTCACTTGTCTCCTGAATACTCTCAGGAGACAAGTTTCGATAAGCAAGGAGGACATGCTAAAACTCTTATTTTGTTGCGTCTGATTCCGAGACCGACGGCAATCTTCGCGGGCAACGACATGATTGCATTGGGAGCCTTGCTGGCTGTCCGCGAGGCAGGCCTTCGTTGTCCCGAGGATGTATCCATCATTGGCTTCGATGACCTTGACCTGGCCGAAACCACAAATCCTTCCCTCTCGTCTGTTTCCCAGTCAGGCTACCAACTTGGTACGACTGCCGCTCGCTTATTGCTTGATCGTAGACAAGGCGACGATAGTCCTGCAAAACACGTTGTTCTTGAGACATTGCTAAAACTGAGGCACTCGGTGGCGCCTCCACCTCACATTGCTGGAAAGTTCGTCGACAATGAGGCGCCGCGGAAGTAA
- a CDS encoding tetratricopeptide repeat protein, with protein sequence MADDQRTRRADKPSTGAGGVRTSPSGETSSSELPTLFNIDPGNLYSPPPRSSSVSSSPHSARLAPDTIIGNRYTIIEMVGVGGMGEVYKARDLALGRLVAFKVIRPELARDPDIIERFKQEILLSSNVTHRNVIRIYDLGEADGLKFITMEYIEGCDLRADLLDRGRFPPAEAITIVRQVAKALEAAHAVGVIHRDLKPQNIMCESGGRVLVMDFGLARTVDDNGLTQSGNIVGTMEYMSPEQALASEIDQRSDIFSLGIIFYELLSGHSPFQAQSGIASLVLRTQQDVAPLADSDQSIPRPLSNIVCRCLARDVALRYQNATGLIADLDAYEAGQSLARIPAEPPSKLTIIGSELRKSWKTLTALVIVALLLTGYLSYDKFHNRSAQIQTASAGPALSLAVFPLRNASNISGIDWMSVSLADMIATAIGQSTQLHSVSPERIRQVYADLRLSPQSIIDEPMLRRLAQFTSADTVVSGQYNRIGDQISIDVTIEDLKNSHTTSLKAQSLEKDLPAAINTLAESIRQNLSLSSSDQKAAAAQSIQPTSTSVAALRDYNEAVAMTRAGRNIDAQALLSAAIDSDTRFALAYALLAHVKDELGYEAEAVQVSRRAMELADSQKLPPLARRLIQANNFRVTQQNDKAIETYESLARNLPGDEDLKYVLGSLYIETSDYGKARAQTASLLKEDPKSIRGLWQMGVIEITSNNPQAALDPLNQALSLAIQTDNQESKALVLLAIGISYRLLNKPADALHNYEDSIAINERIGQKRGVAAALAEMAQVQASSGNNDGALASYRKALGLLREIGMNKEVGDTLMDMGSLLSDLGQSDQALQAFQEALRVQRESGDENFEALSLSNIASVYESRGDTGSALTYYQQALQLREKLAVPGFLADALAGLGRTYAYDGQYDDALKSFVRALDLTRKANDPREGAFVSRYMGLIFADEGRYGAAVKSIQDSLKALKDLGDQKSRDYASIQNELAVTLARAGKFDEAATALEPAQAAARDLKNEALAAQILNTQGEIAFYRGNFPEARQIFQRALQALGRRDDKPTAARLRLNLSRTSLMQGNRKEADSALAPYAGKAISLPRTLGIQISMTHAEILIGSGDNARARQILLANLSDTEKASMKLQAARIYYLMSLTSKSNLEEASSFCSHALKGLDDVRIIAGSDKLLQRADLNAIYRDCTQTITTRR encoded by the coding sequence ATGGCCGACGACCAGCGAACCCGGCGTGCGGATAAGCCCAGTACAGGCGCTGGCGGAGTTCGCACATCTCCATCCGGCGAAACCTCCTCCTCCGAGCTGCCGACCCTCTTCAACATCGATCCCGGCAATCTCTACTCGCCGCCGCCTCGCAGTTCTTCTGTATCGTCTTCTCCACACTCAGCGCGCCTCGCCCCCGACACCATCATCGGCAACCGCTACACCATCATCGAGATGGTCGGTGTTGGAGGAATGGGCGAGGTCTACAAAGCTCGCGATCTCGCCCTGGGCCGCCTCGTCGCCTTCAAAGTCATCCGCCCTGAACTCGCCCGCGACCCCGACATCATCGAGCGCTTCAAGCAGGAGATCCTGCTCTCGAGCAACGTCACCCACCGCAACGTCATCCGCATCTACGACCTCGGCGAGGCCGACGGTCTCAAGTTCATTACGATGGAGTACATCGAGGGATGCGACCTTCGCGCCGATCTCCTCGATCGCGGCCGCTTTCCGCCTGCCGAGGCCATCACCATCGTTCGGCAGGTCGCCAAGGCGCTCGAGGCAGCGCATGCCGTCGGCGTCATCCACCGTGACCTCAAGCCGCAGAACATCATGTGCGAATCCGGCGGCCGCGTCCTTGTCATGGACTTCGGCCTCGCCCGCACCGTCGATGACAATGGCCTCACCCAGTCCGGCAATATCGTCGGGACCATGGAGTACATGTCGCCCGAGCAGGCACTCGCCTCAGAGATCGACCAGCGCTCAGACATTTTCTCGCTCGGAATCATCTTCTACGAGCTGCTCTCCGGACACTCGCCCTTCCAGGCGCAGAGCGGTATCGCAAGCCTGGTCTTGCGCACCCAGCAGGATGTCGCGCCCCTCGCCGACAGCGACCAATCCATTCCTCGACCGCTCTCAAACATCGTCTGCCGATGCCTTGCGCGCGATGTCGCTCTCCGTTACCAGAACGCGACAGGGCTTATCGCCGATCTCGACGCCTACGAAGCCGGGCAATCTCTCGCTCGTATTCCTGCTGAACCCCCATCGAAGCTCACCATCATTGGCTCCGAGCTTCGTAAATCCTGGAAGACCCTTACCGCTCTCGTCATCGTCGCGCTTCTGCTTACAGGTTATCTCTCCTACGACAAGTTTCACAACCGCTCTGCGCAGATACAGACTGCATCCGCAGGCCCTGCTCTTTCGCTCGCCGTCTTTCCACTTCGCAATGCCTCCAATATCTCCGGCATCGACTGGATGAGCGTCAGCCTCGCCGACATGATTGCAACTGCAATCGGCCAGTCCACGCAACTCCACTCTGTCTCGCCTGAACGAATCCGTCAGGTCTACGCCGACCTGCGCCTGTCGCCTCAGTCCATCATCGACGAACCCATGCTGCGGCGGCTCGCCCAGTTCACCTCTGCCGACACCGTCGTCTCCGGCCAGTACAACCGCATCGGCGACCAGATATCCATCGACGTCACAATTGAAGACCTAAAGAACAGCCATACCACGTCACTCAAAGCGCAATCGCTTGAAAAAGACCTTCCCGCTGCGATCAACACGCTTGCCGAATCCATAAGACAAAACCTCTCGCTGTCATCATCCGATCAGAAGGCTGCCGCTGCGCAATCCATCCAGCCAACCTCGACCTCTGTCGCCGCACTGCGCGACTATAACGAGGCTGTGGCGATGACGCGCGCGGGCAGGAACATCGACGCACAAGCCCTGCTTTCAGCCGCCATTGATTCCGATACCCGCTTCGCGCTCGCCTACGCTCTTCTTGCGCACGTCAAGGACGAACTCGGTTACGAGGCAGAAGCGGTGCAGGTCTCCCGCCGCGCGATGGAGCTAGCCGACTCGCAAAAACTTCCGCCGCTCGCACGGCGTCTCATCCAGGCCAACAATTTTCGCGTCACGCAGCAGAACGACAAAGCCATCGAGACCTACGAAAGCCTCGCCCGCAATCTCCCCGGCGATGAAGACCTCAAATATGTCCTCGGCTCGCTCTATATAGAGACCAGCGACTACGGCAAGGCACGCGCCCAGACCGCGAGCCTTCTCAAAGAAGATCCAAAGAGCATCCGCGGTCTCTGGCAGATGGGCGTTATCGAAATCACCAGCAACAACCCGCAGGCAGCGCTCGACCCGCTCAACCAGGCCCTTTCGCTCGCCATTCAAACCGACAATCAGGAATCCAAAGCGCTCGTCCTTCTCGCCATCGGCATCTCTTACCGGCTCCTCAACAAGCCCGCCGATGCTCTCCACAACTACGAAGACTCCATCGCCATCAACGAGCGCATCGGCCAAAAACGTGGCGTAGCGGCTGCGCTCGCTGAAATGGCGCAGGTTCAGGCATCCTCCGGTAACAATGATGGCGCCCTCGCAAGTTATCGAAAAGCTTTGGGTCTTCTGCGCGAGATCGGCATGAACAAAGAAGTCGGCGACACCCTGATGGACATGGGCTCGCTCCTCTCCGACCTCGGCCAAAGCGACCAGGCGCTACAGGCCTTTCAGGAGGCCTTGCGCGTACAGCGCGAGAGCGGCGACGAAAACTTCGAGGCCCTCTCGCTCTCCAACATCGCTTCCGTCTATGAATCGCGCGGCGACACCGGCAGCGCACTCACTTACTACCAGCAGGCGCTTCAGCTTCGCGAGAAGCTCGCCGTGCCCGGCTTCCTCGCCGACGCCCTCGCCGGCCTTGGCCGCACCTATGCCTACGATGGTCAGTACGACGATGCGCTCAAGTCCTTCGTTCGCGCCCTCGACCTCACGCGCAAGGCCAACGATCCACGCGAAGGAGCATTCGTCTCGCGCTACATGGGTCTCATCTTCGCCGACGAAGGACGCTATGGCGCCGCAGTCAAATCGATACAGGACTCCCTCAAAGCACTCAAGGATCTGGGTGACCAGAAGAGCCGCGACTACGCCTCCATACAGAATGAACTTGCCGTCACTCTCGCACGCGCCGGCAAATTTGACGAGGCGGCAACTGCGCTGGAACCCGCCCAGGCTGCTGCCCGCGACTTGAAAAACGAAGCGCTCGCCGCGCAGATTCTCAACACACAGGGCGAGATCGCCTTCTACCGCGGCAATTTTCCTGAAGCCCGCCAAATCTTCCAACGTGCTCTTCAGGCCCTTGGCCGTCGTGACGATAAACCCACCGCAGCGCGCCTGCGACTCAATCTTTCGCGCACTTCTCTCATGCAAGGCAATCGAAAGGAAGCCGACAGCGCGCTCGCTCCCTATGCCGGCAAAGCGATCTCCCTTCCCCGCACGCTTGGAATTCAGATCTCAATGACTCACGCTGAGATACTCATCGGTAGTGGCGACAATGCACGGGCACGCCAGATTCTCCTCGCCAATCTCAGCGACACCGAGAAGGCAAGCATGAAGCTGCAAGCAGCCCGCATCTACTACCTGATGAGCCTTACTTCGAAGAGCAATCTCGAAGAAGCATCCAGCTTTTGCAGCCACGCTCTCAAAGGGCTCGACGACGTCCGCATCATTGCCGGCAGCGACAAGCTTCTGCAGCGCGCCGACCTGAATGCGATCTACAGGGACTGCACCCAGACAATTACCACCAGACGCTAA